The following coding sequences lie in one Catharus ustulatus isolate bCatUst1 chromosome 5, bCatUst1.pri.v2, whole genome shotgun sequence genomic window:
- the MAVS gene encoding mitochondrial antiviral-signaling protein, whose protein sequence is MGLAEDKVYTHITRNLKKFSTIRVASLADSLTCLVDSDRDELLAREETRGNQAAVFRFYQHLRCRRGWVQDLIQALHQNNAGHLADELQEVYDTWQPRPRSSPPASSLPSDAHPAASSTGAQTPSQGPNPAPLAGQPRQELPIGDHPPVLPGAATTTSKDLEARVPVQESLPKKLLEQESPRPIPPESKVHGGVSAGEGNLSHPPGAVPVSVGTPGVAVPSAVSPEQGRDWLSRRPVCVDNGFFGNANHLHRGTPGLALGRSVPSRDAGATHSPGQPRNEPEENSDISTESLPRLEGAARGVGQQPPNSVPKKQPVPSSGHGEPTGSFVDVRTPLLIQEQFDAEKKLQEHPGTGGALMGSAVLGATPVPRDTFPSRDTSVKSLTQEKKLPVGNAASSTPSVPAKEKVLPALANPVLGTAVVGGSEGAAGRAASRVSSATSIWASHSDEEREEELSKPGVLMSPPRGSPEVASRPPGSQQPSKPCSSTSSSLGLSSDPILVSRDSLSSGEAFPRVSSAPAHPRAKEASGASRDSSPAPSSSLGTHELCVDHHPSIQLGAGSDGAGPLGSSLNFSSGSGHGAATSSPQAKVPKGDSNGLSLLYILPAVGLISAVAFAVYARLRK, encoded by the exons ATGGGTTTGGCTGAGGACAAAGTGTACACCCACATTACGAGAAACCTCAAGAAGTTCAGCACTATCCGAGTGGCGTCGCTGGCCGATTCCCTGACCTGCCTGGTGGATTCTGACAGA GATGAACTCCTCGCCCGGGAGGAGACACGGGGCAACCAGGCAGCTGTGTTTAGGTTTTATCAGCACCTGAGGTGCCGGCGGGGCTGGGTGCAGGATCTCATCCAGGCACTGCACCAGAACAACGCGGGGCACTTGGCTGATGAGCTGCAGGAAGTCTATGACACCTGGCAACCCCGACCTC GTTCCTcacctcctgcctcctcccttcCAAGTGATGCccatcctgctgcctcctccacCGGTGCCCAGACACCATCCCAGGGGCCAAATCCTGCCCCGTTGGCTGGGCAGCCACGCCAGGAGCTGCCCATTGGTGACCATCCACCTGTCCTGCCCGGTGCTGCCACCACCACAAGCAAGGACCTGGAGGCCAGAGTGCCAGTGCAGGAATCG CTCCCCAAAAAACTCCTGGAGCAAGAGAGTCCCCGGCCGATTCCACCTGAGAGCAAAGTCCATGGCGGAGTGAGCGCTGGAGAGGGGAATCTCTCCCAcccccctggggctgtgccagtgtcagtggggacaccaggggtggCCGTGCCatcagctgtgtccccagagcagggccGGGACTGGCTGAGCCGCCGGCCCGTGTGTGTGGACAACGGGTTTTTTGGGAATGCCAACCACCTGCACCGCGGCACGCCgggcctggccctgggcaggtCCGTTCCATCCAGGGATGCAGGTGCCActcacagcccagggcagcccaggaaCGAGCCTGAAGAGAACTCAGATATCTCCACAGAGTCACTACCGAGGCTGGAGGGGGCTGCTCGGGGTGTGGGGCAGCAGCCCCCAAACTCAGTGCCAAAAAAGCAGCCTGTGCCAAGCTCTGGGCACGGGGAGCCCACAGGGAGCTTCGTGGATGTGCGCACTCCCCTCCTCATACAGGAGCAGTTTGATGCAGAGAAGAAGCTGCAAGAGCATCCAGGGACTGGAG GTGCTTTGAtgggatcagctgtcctgggtgccacccctgtgcccaGAGACACTTTCCCATCCCGTGACACCTCTGTGAAGTCTCTTACGCAAGAGAAGAAACTGCCCGTTGGGaatgcagccagcagcaccccctCTGTGCCAGCAAAGGAGAAA GTGCTCCCAGCCTTGGcaaaccctgtcctgggcacagctgtggtCGGAGGCTCCGAAGGCGCGGCTGGGAGAGCGGCTTCCCGGGTGAGCTCTGCCACCAGCATCTGGGCATCTCACAGTgatgaggagagggaagaggagctCAGCAAGCCAGGTGTCCTCATGTCCCCACCTCGGGGCAGCCCAGAGGTGGCCAGCAGACCCCCAGGCTCTCAGCAGCCCAGCAAGCCCTGTTCCAGCACCTCCTCTAGCCTTGGCCTCAGCAGCGACCCGATCCTGGTGAGCAGGGATAGCCTGAGCTCAGGAGAAGCGTTCCCCAGAgtctcctcagctcctgcacaccCCAGAGCAAAGGAGGCATCTGGAGCAAGCAGAGACTCCAGTCCTGCTCcgagcagctccctgggcacccATGAGCTCTGTGTGGATCATCACCCCAGCATCCAGCTCGGAGCCGGCAGCGACGGAGCTGGTCCCCTCGGCAGCTCCCTGAATTTCAGCTCTGGCAGTGGCCATGGTGCTGCCACCAGCTCCCCTCAGGCCAAAGTCCCAAAGGGGGACAGCAATGGCCTGTCCCTGCTGTACATCCTCCCAGCTGTCGGCCTCATTTCTGCCGTGGCATTCGCGGTGTACGCTCGCCTGCGGAAATAG